One stretch of Mycolicibacterium fallax DNA includes these proteins:
- a CDS encoding ATP-dependent DNA ligase → MGARVARVTLTNAEKVLYPDTGTTKAAVFDYYTSIAEAMLPHIAGRPATRKRWPNGVDGTSFFEKQLAASAPDWLHRGSIQHRSATTVYPILDTVESLAWIAQQAALEVHVPQWRFVTTVPGPATRLVFDLDPGDGVAMAQLCTVARAVRDMMSDIGLPSFPLTSGSTGLHVYAPFTEPVSSRGAAVLAKRVAQQLEAAMPDLVTATMTRSSRAGKVFIDWSQNSGSKTTVAPYSLRGTATPTVAAPRSWDELDDPDLRQLRFDEVLARFARDGDLLEGLDAAAAAPDRLGVYRSMRDGTKTPEPVPAAAAPAGNNDTFVIHEHHARRLHYDFRLERDGVLVSWAIPKNLPTSPAVNHLAVHTEDHPLEYGTFAGIIPAGEYGAGRVNIWDSGSYETEKFRDEGTGGEVIVTLHGQRISGRYALIQTGGKNWLAHRMKDQPTPLPADLAPMLATPRSVAKLTAAQWAFEGKWDGHRLLVEVDRGVLRLRSRTGRDVTAEFPQLQHLGADLADHRVLLDGEVVVTDDAGVPRFAALQARLRATAVQFWAFDVLALDGRSLLNAKYSDRRRVLETLGEAVNLTVPERIPGDGAEALAISRERGWEGVVAKRWDSSYQPGRRSAAWLKDKNWRTQDVLIGGWSAGQGGRGGGIGALLMGVPGADGLDYVGRVGTGFTEKDLATLRDLLDPLRSDESPFRARLVGPEAAGVTFVTPTLVGEVRYAERSADGRLRHASWRGLRSDREPSQVGWE, encoded by the coding sequence ATGGGTGCACGGGTAGCCCGGGTCACGCTGACCAACGCCGAGAAGGTGCTGTATCCGGATACAGGCACCACGAAGGCCGCGGTGTTCGACTACTACACCAGCATCGCCGAGGCGATGCTGCCGCACATCGCCGGGCGGCCGGCCACCCGCAAACGCTGGCCCAACGGTGTTGACGGGACGTCGTTCTTCGAAAAGCAGCTGGCCGCATCGGCGCCGGACTGGCTGCACCGGGGCAGCATCCAGCACCGCAGCGCGACCACCGTCTACCCGATCCTGGACACCGTCGAATCGCTGGCCTGGATCGCCCAGCAGGCCGCGCTGGAGGTGCACGTGCCGCAGTGGCGGTTCGTCACCACCGTGCCCGGGCCGGCCACCCGGCTGGTGTTCGACCTGGATCCGGGCGACGGCGTGGCGATGGCCCAGCTGTGCACGGTGGCCCGCGCGGTGCGGGACATGATGAGCGATATCGGGCTGCCCAGCTTCCCGCTGACCAGCGGCAGCACCGGGCTGCACGTGTACGCGCCGTTCACCGAGCCGGTCAGTTCCCGGGGCGCCGCGGTGCTGGCCAAGCGGGTCGCGCAGCAACTGGAGGCGGCGATGCCCGATTTGGTCACCGCGACGATGACCCGAAGCAGCCGGGCCGGCAAGGTGTTCATCGACTGGAGCCAGAACAGCGGGTCGAAGACCACCGTGGCGCCGTATTCGCTGCGCGGTACGGCCACCCCGACGGTGGCCGCGCCGCGCAGCTGGGACGAGCTCGACGACCCGGACCTGCGGCAACTGCGCTTTGACGAGGTGCTGGCCCGATTCGCCCGCGACGGCGACCTGCTGGAGGGCCTCGACGCCGCCGCCGCGGCCCCGGACCGGCTCGGGGTCTACCGGTCGATGCGCGACGGGACCAAGACCCCCGAGCCGGTGCCCGCAGCGGCCGCGCCGGCCGGCAACAACGACACCTTCGTCATCCATGAGCACCACGCCCGTCGGCTGCACTACGACTTCCGGCTGGAGCGCGACGGGGTGCTGGTGTCCTGGGCGATCCCGAAGAACCTGCCGACCTCCCCGGCGGTGAACCACCTGGCCGTGCACACCGAGGACCACCCGCTGGAATACGGCACCTTCGCCGGGATCATCCCGGCCGGCGAGTACGGCGCGGGCCGGGTGAACATCTGGGATTCCGGCAGCTACGAGACGGAGAAGTTCCGCGACGAGGGCACCGGCGGCGAGGTCATCGTCACCCTGCACGGGCAGCGGATCTCCGGCCGGTACGCGCTGATCCAGACCGGCGGCAAGAACTGGCTGGCGCACCGGATGAAGGACCAGCCGACCCCGCTGCCCGCCGACCTCGCCCCGATGCTGGCGACGCCGCGGTCGGTGGCCAAACTGACCGCCGCGCAGTGGGCGTTCGAGGGCAAGTGGGATGGCCACCGGCTGCTGGTCGAGGTCGACCGGGGAGTGCTGCGGCTGCGGTCGCGCACCGGCCGGGACGTCACCGCCGAGTTCCCCCAGCTGCAGCATCTGGGCGCCGACCTGGCCGATCACCGGGTGCTGCTGGACGGGGAGGTGGTGGTCACCGACGATGCCGGGGTGCCGCGGTTCGCCGCGCTGCAGGCCCGGCTGCGGGCCACCGCGGTGCAGTTCTGGGCCTTCGATGTGCTGGCGCTGGACGGCCGATCGCTGCTCAACGCCAAGTACTCGGACCGTCGCAGGGTGCTGGAAACCCTGGGCGAAGCGGTGAATCTGACCGTCCCGGAACGGATTCCTGGCGATGGCGCCGAGGCGCTGGCGATCTCCCGGGAACGCGGCTGGGAGGGCGTGGTGGCCAAACGCTGGGACTCCAGCTATCAGCCCGGGCGCCGTTCGGCGGCCTGGCTCAAGGACAAGAATTGGCGGACCCAGGACGTGCTGATCGGTGGCTGGAGCGCCGGGCAGGGCGGCCGGGGCGGCGGGATCGGCGCGCTGCTGATGGGCGTGCCGGGCGCCGACGGCCTGGACTACGTCGGCCGGGTCGGCACCGGCTTCACCGAGAAGGACCTGGCCACGCTCAGGGACCTGCTGGATCCGTTGCGCAGCGACGAGAGCCCGTTTCGCGCCAGGCTGGTCGGGCCGGAGGCCGCCGGGGTGACGTTCGTGACGCCGACGCTGGTCGGCGAGGTCCGCTACGCCGAACGCTCGGCCGACGGCCGGCTGCGGCACGCCAGCTGGCGGGGGCTGCGCAGCGACCGGGAACCGTCGCAGGTCGGTTGGGAGTAG
- a CDS encoding ABC transporter permease, translating to MTRFLLRRLVNYLLLLVLASFLTFCLTSLTFSPLDSLLQRNPRPPQSVIDAKAAELDLDKPIPLRYAHWAAGVAKGDFGSTVAGQPVSEELGRRIGVSLRLLVIGTVLGAVTGVVLGAWSAVRQYRLSDRVITLVSLLILSVPTFVLANLLILGALRVNSVLGVQLFEYIGETSPGLTGGWWHGFVDRLQHLVLPSLTLALAAAAGYSRYQRNAMLDVLGQDFIRTARAKGLTRRQALFRHGLRTALIPMATLFAYGVSGLVTGAVFVEKIFGWHGMGEWVVQGVATQDTNIIAAITVFSGAAILCAGLLSDVLYAALDPRVRVR from the coding sequence ATGACGCGGTTTCTGCTGCGCCGACTCGTCAACTACCTGCTGCTGCTGGTGCTGGCCTCGTTCCTGACCTTCTGCCTGACCTCGCTGACCTTCTCCCCGCTGGACTCGCTGCTGCAGCGCAACCCGCGCCCGCCGCAGTCGGTGATCGACGCCAAGGCCGCCGAGCTGGACCTGGACAAGCCGATCCCGCTGCGCTACGCGCACTGGGCGGCCGGGGTGGCCAAGGGTGATTTCGGCAGCACGGTCGCCGGCCAGCCGGTCTCGGAGGAACTGGGCCGCCGGATCGGGGTGAGCCTGCGGCTGCTGGTGATCGGCACCGTGCTCGGCGCGGTCACCGGCGTGGTGCTCGGCGCCTGGAGCGCGGTGCGCCAGTACCGGCTGTCGGACCGGGTGATCACCCTGGTGTCCCTGCTGATCCTGTCGGTGCCGACGTTCGTGCTGGCCAACCTGCTGATCCTGGGGGCACTGCGGGTCAACTCGGTGCTCGGGGTGCAACTGTTCGAGTACATCGGCGAGACCTCCCCCGGGCTGACCGGCGGCTGGTGGCACGGGTTCGTCGACCGGCTGCAGCACCTGGTGCTGCCGTCGCTGACCCTGGCGCTGGCCGCGGCGGCCGGCTACAGCCGCTATCAGCGCAACGCCATGCTCGACGTACTCGGCCAGGACTTCATCCGCACCGCCCGGGCCAAGGGCCTGACCCGGCGCCAGGCCCTGTTCCGGCACGGCCTGCGCACCGCGCTGATCCCGATGGCCACGCTGTTCGCCTACGGCGTCAGCGGGCTGGTCACCGGGGCGGTGTTCGTCGAGAAGATCTTCGGCTGGCACGGCATGGGCGAATGGGTGGTGCAGGGGGTGGCCACCCAGGACACCAACATCATCGCCGCCATCACGGTGTTCTCCGGCGCGGCCATCCTGTGCGCCGGGCTGCTCTCGGACGTGCTGTACGCGGCGCTTGATCCCCGGGTTCGGGTCCGATGA
- a CDS encoding alpha/beta fold hydrolase, with amino-acid sequence MSRSSWRQRIRDRLAATPGVAAVRRPVTPRGAAEFDLYYVRTGPPSVHPVLVIPGGPGLASVQPYRAFREHAAARGLDVIMVEHRGVGLSRHTDDGADLPEAAITVDQVVADLAAVLDAAGVDRATVYGTSYGGYLAAGLGVRQPRRVRSMVLDSPVLSARDIHDVREAIRELLLAGTGPTGAALAAKARALVDRGLLDSTATQLAATVYEFGGVRALDRQLDLLLSGRTVLWRIMELIGEQAMRVVPFHNEVDLVNRIAFRELDYRGTPDGLPLDPSVGMGELAEQMPGAAPDFEEEPYDLVAEMPRFDWPTVVLSGGRDLTTPPAIAARVADLIPGAVPVRLPTAGHSILDTRERAAIRVAAAVTAGGDDIAELARRGTELDALPGNATVRLAALALDAGAFLGRVSPVRLPR; translated from the coding sequence ATGAGCCGAAGTTCGTGGCGGCAGCGCATCCGTGACCGCCTGGCCGCCACCCCGGGGGTGGCCGCGGTCCGGCGGCCGGTGACACCGCGCGGCGCCGCGGAGTTCGACCTCTACTACGTGCGCACCGGCCCGCCCTCGGTGCATCCGGTGCTGGTCATCCCCGGCGGCCCCGGCCTGGCCTCGGTGCAGCCCTACCGGGCCTTCCGCGAGCACGCCGCGGCCCGCGGACTGGACGTCATCATGGTCGAGCACCGCGGGGTGGGACTGTCCCGGCACACCGACGACGGCGCGGACCTGCCCGAGGCGGCGATCACCGTCGACCAGGTCGTCGCCGACCTGGCCGCCGTGCTCGACGCGGCGGGGGTGGACCGGGCGACCGTCTACGGCACGTCCTACGGCGGTTATCTGGCCGCCGGACTGGGGGTCCGGCAGCCGCGGCGGGTGCGGTCGATGGTGCTGGACTCGCCGGTGCTCTCCGCGCGCGACATCCACGATGTCCGGGAGGCGATCCGGGAGTTGCTGCTGGCCGGCACCGGCCCGACCGGGGCGGCGCTGGCCGCCAAGGCCCGGGCCCTGGTGGACCGCGGGCTGCTGGACTCCACCGCCACCCAGCTGGCCGCGACGGTGTACGAGTTCGGCGGGGTCCGCGCACTGGACCGGCAGCTGGACCTGCTGTTGTCCGGCCGGACGGTGCTGTGGCGGATCATGGAGTTGATCGGCGAGCAGGCGATGCGGGTGGTGCCGTTCCACAATGAGGTGGACTTGGTGAACCGGATCGCCTTCCGCGAGTTGGATTATCGCGGCACCCCGGACGGACTGCCGCTGGACCCGTCGGTGGGGATGGGGGAGCTCGCCGAGCAGATGCCGGGCGCCGCACCGGATTTCGAGGAGGAGCCCTACGATCTGGTCGCCGAAATGCCCCGGTTCGACTGGCCCACCGTGGTGCTCTCCGGTGGCCGGGATCTGACCACCCCGCCGGCCATCGCCGCCCGGGTCGCCGACCTGATCCCCGGCGCGGTGCCGGTGCGGCTGCCAACCGCGGGCCACAGCATCCTGGACACCCGGGAGCGCGCGGCGATTCGGGTCGCTGCGGCGGTGACGGCCGGCGGCGACGACATCGCCGAATTGGCGCGCCGGGGAACCGAACTGGACGCGCTGCCGGGCAATGCGACGGTCCGGTTGGCCGCGCTTGCGCTGGACGCCGGGGCCTTCCTCGGCCGGGTGTCTCCGGTCCGGCTGCCGCGCTGA
- the cysD gene encoding sulfate adenylyltransferase subunit CysD, with protein sequence MNAPAVAQPATGHYELSHLRSLEAEAIHIIREVAAEFERPVLLFSGGKDSIVMLHLAIKAFAPGRVPFPVMHVDTGHNFDEVINTRDALVARHGIRLVVASVQDDIDAGRVVDKGPSRNPLQTVTLLRGIAENAFDAAFGGARRDEEKARAKERVFSFRDEFGQWDPKAQRPELWNLYNGRHRKGEHIRAFPLSNWTEYDIWAYIGAENIELPSIYYAHTRPVFERDGMLLAVHRFLQPREGERVFETSVRFRTVGDVTCTGCVESTAATVDEVIAETAVSRLTERGATRADDRISEAGMEDRKREGYF encoded by the coding sequence ATGAACGCTCCAGCCGTCGCGCAACCGGCGACCGGCCACTACGAGCTCAGCCATCTGCGCTCGCTGGAGGCCGAGGCCATCCACATCATCCGGGAGGTGGCCGCCGAGTTCGAGCGGCCGGTGCTGCTGTTCTCCGGCGGCAAGGACTCCATCGTCATGCTGCATCTGGCGATCAAGGCGTTCGCGCCGGGCCGGGTGCCGTTCCCGGTGATGCACGTGGACACCGGGCACAACTTCGACGAGGTGATCAACACCCGCGACGCGCTGGTGGCCCGGCACGGCATCCGGCTGGTGGTGGCCAGCGTGCAGGACGACATCGACGCGGGCCGGGTGGTCGACAAGGGCCCGTCGCGCAACCCGCTGCAGACCGTCACGCTGCTGCGCGGCATCGCCGAGAACGCCTTCGACGCCGCGTTCGGCGGGGCGCGGCGCGACGAGGAGAAGGCCCGCGCCAAGGAGCGGGTGTTCAGCTTCCGCGACGAGTTCGGCCAGTGGGACCCCAAGGCGCAGCGCCCCGAACTGTGGAATCTCTACAACGGCCGGCACCGCAAGGGCGAGCACATCCGGGCGTTCCCGCTGTCGAACTGGACCGAATACGACATCTGGGCCTACATCGGCGCCGAGAACATCGAGCTGCCGTCGATCTACTACGCCCACACCCGGCCGGTGTTCGAGCGCGACGGGATGCTGCTGGCCGTGCACCGCTTCCTGCAGCCGCGCGAGGGCGAGCGGGTCTTCGAGACCTCGGTGCGGTTCCGCACCGTCGGCGACGTCACCTGCACCGGCTGCGTGGAATCCACCGCGGCCACCGTGGACGAGGTGATCGCCGAGACCGCGGTGTCCCGGCTGACCGAGCGCGGTGCCACCCGCGCCGACGACCGGATCTCCGAGGCCGGCATGGAAGACCGCAAGCGGGAGGGCTACTTCTGA
- a CDS encoding dipeptide ABC transporter ATP-binding protein, translated as MSELLRVSGLRVSFPTDGAPVHAVRRLDLRVDPGEVVAVVGESGSGKSATAMGIIGLLPEHAEVAGSVRLRGEELLGRGDAAMSAIRGSRIGMVFQDPMSALTPVYPIGDQIAEAILVHQRRPAPGARRSARRAAQRRAVELLELVGIVEPARRARAFPHELSGGERQRVVIAMAIANDPDLLICDEPTTALDVTVQAQILDVLRTARDVTGAGVLIITHDLGVVAEFADRAVVMYAGRAVETAPVATLHADRQMPYTAGLLGSAPRLDAPQGTRLVPIPGAPPDLSAPVQGCPFAPRCPLVIDECRTAEPALIEVAPGHTAACIRTDRVLGRSAADIYRVATAPVEASPPGGEPVVTVADLVKTYPLTKGAVLRRTVGEVRAVDGVSFQLRRGRTLGIVGESGSGKSTTLHQILDLRAPQSGSITVLGTDVARLGNSERRALRRDLQVVFQDPVAALDPRLPVAEVLAEPLRAHGVDRSDTAARVTELLELVGLAAGDAGRYPAEFSGGQKQRIGIARALALQPQILALDEPVSALDVSIQAGILNLLLDLQNRLGLSYLFVSHDLSVVKQMAHDVVVMYRGRIVEQGPAERVYADPQHEYTRALLAAVPGAG; from the coding sequence ATGAGCGAGCTGCTGCGGGTCAGCGGGCTGCGGGTCAGCTTCCCCACCGACGGCGCGCCGGTGCACGCGGTGCGCCGACTGGACCTGCGGGTCGATCCGGGCGAGGTGGTCGCCGTCGTCGGCGAATCCGGGTCCGGCAAGTCCGCGACCGCGATGGGCATCATCGGGCTGCTGCCCGAGCACGCCGAGGTCGCCGGGTCGGTCCGGCTGCGCGGCGAGGAACTGCTCGGCCGCGGTGACGCGGCGATGTCGGCGATCCGCGGCAGCCGCATCGGCATGGTGTTCCAGGACCCGATGTCGGCGCTGACCCCGGTGTACCCGATCGGCGACCAGATCGCCGAGGCCATCCTGGTGCACCAACGCCGGCCGGCGCCCGGGGCGCGCCGGTCCGCCCGCCGGGCTGCCCAGCGCCGCGCGGTGGAACTGCTGGAGCTGGTCGGCATCGTCGAGCCCGCCCGGCGCGCCCGGGCATTCCCGCACGAACTGTCCGGCGGGGAGCGCCAGCGGGTGGTGATCGCGATGGCCATCGCCAACGACCCGGACCTGCTGATCTGCGATGAGCCCACCACCGCCCTGGACGTCACCGTGCAGGCGCAGATCCTCGACGTGCTGCGCACCGCCCGCGATGTCACCGGCGCCGGGGTGCTGATCATCACCCATGACCTCGGGGTGGTCGCCGAGTTCGCCGACCGCGCGGTGGTGATGTACGCCGGGCGCGCGGTGGAGACCGCGCCGGTGGCGACGCTGCACGCCGACCGCCAGATGCCCTACACCGCCGGGCTGCTCGGCTCGGCGCCGCGACTCGACGCCCCGCAGGGCACCCGGCTGGTGCCGATTCCCGGTGCCCCGCCGGACCTTTCCGCACCGGTCCAGGGCTGCCCGTTCGCCCCGCGCTGCCCGCTGGTGATCGACGAGTGCCGCACCGCCGAGCCGGCGCTGATCGAGGTCGCCCCCGGGCACACCGCGGCCTGCATCCGCACCGACCGGGTGCTCGGCCGCAGCGCCGCCGACATCTACCGGGTGGCCACCGCCCCGGTCGAGGCGAGCCCGCCGGGCGGCGAACCGGTCGTCACCGTCGCGGATCTGGTGAAGACCTATCCGTTGACCAAGGGCGCGGTGCTGCGCCGCACGGTCGGCGAGGTGCGCGCGGTCGACGGGGTGAGCTTCCAGCTGCGCCGGGGCCGCACCCTGGGCATCGTCGGTGAGTCCGGGTCCGGCAAATCCACCACGCTGCACCAGATCCTGGACCTGCGGGCGCCGCAGTCCGGGTCGATCACCGTGCTCGGCACCGATGTGGCCCGGCTCGGCAACTCCGAGCGACGGGCGCTGCGCCGCGACCTGCAGGTGGTGTTCCAGGATCCGGTGGCCGCGCTGGATCCCCGGCTGCCGGTCGCCGAGGTGCTCGCCGAGCCGCTGCGGGCGCACGGCGTCGACCGGTCGGACACCGCCGCCCGGGTCACCGAGCTGCTGGAGTTGGTGGGGCTGGCCGCCGGCGACGCGGGCCGCTACCCGGCGGAGTTCTCCGGCGGCCAGAAGCAGCGCATCGGCATCGCCCGCGCGTTGGCGCTGCAGCCGCAGATCCTCGCGCTCGACGAGCCGGTGTCGGCGCTGGACGTGTCCATCCAGGCCGGCATCCTCAACCTGCTGCTGGACCTGCAGAACCGCCTCGGGCTGTCGTATCTCTTTGTCTCCCATGATCTTTCGGTGGTCAAGCAGATGGCCCACGACGTGGTGGTGATGTACCGCGGCAGGATCGTCGAGCAGGGCCCCGCCGAGCGGGTGTACGCCGATCCGCAACACGAGTACACCCGGGCCCTGCTGGCCGCGGTGCCCGGCGCAGGCTGA
- a CDS encoding ABC transporter permease has protein sequence MTAATPSTGTITSRRALVARRFLRNRPAVASLVLLVVMFIACYALPPLLPWSYTDLDYYSLQQPPSAQHWFGTNALGQDLFALTLRGMQKSMLIGLCVAVISAVIAATVGAISGYFGGWRDRTLMWIVDLLLVVPSFILIAIVTPRIHGGSTVLALILLLSAFSWMISSRMVRGLTMSLREREFVTAARYLGVPNRQIILRHILPNVASILIIDTALNVGLAILAETGLSFLGFGIRPPDISLGTLIADGTRSATTFSWVFLFPAGVLVAIVLSANLIGDGLRDAVDPSSHSLRRRRSRR, from the coding sequence ATGACCGCCGCGACGCCGAGCACCGGCACCATCACCTCGCGGCGCGCCCTGGTGGCGCGGCGATTCCTGCGCAACCGCCCGGCGGTGGCGTCCCTGGTGCTGCTGGTCGTCATGTTCATCGCCTGCTACGCGCTGCCGCCGCTGTTGCCATGGAGCTACACCGACCTGGACTACTACAGCCTGCAGCAGCCGCCCAGCGCGCAGCACTGGTTCGGTACCAACGCACTGGGCCAGGACCTGTTCGCGCTGACCCTGCGCGGCATGCAGAAGTCGATGCTGATCGGGCTGTGCGTGGCGGTGATCTCCGCGGTCATCGCCGCCACGGTGGGCGCCATCTCCGGCTACTTCGGTGGCTGGCGGGACCGCACCCTGATGTGGATCGTCGACCTGTTGCTGGTGGTGCCGAGCTTCATCCTGATCGCCATCGTCACCCCGCGGATCCACGGCGGTTCCACCGTGCTGGCGCTGATCCTGCTGCTCTCGGCGTTCAGCTGGATGATCAGCTCCCGGATGGTCCGCGGCCTGACGATGAGCCTGCGGGAACGCGAATTCGTCACCGCCGCGCGCTATCTCGGGGTGCCGAACCGGCAGATCATCCTCCGGCACATCCTGCCGAACGTCGCCTCGATCCTGATCATCGACACCGCACTGAACGTCGGGCTGGCCATCCTGGCCGAAACCGGCCTGAGCTTCCTGGGCTTCGGCATCCGGCCGCCGGACATCTCGCTGGGCACCCTGATCGCCGACGGCACCCGCTCGGCCACCACCTTCAGCTGGGTGTTCCTGTTCCCGGCCGGGGTGCTGGTGGCGATCGTACTGTCGGCCAACCTGATCGGCGACGGGCTGCGCGACGCGGTGGACCCGTCCTCGCACAGCCTGCGGCGCCGGAGGTCCCGGCGATGA
- a CDS encoding ABC transporter family substrate-binding protein yields MWFRRGLYAVVIGSLVLSGCSGGPSTPESAGGPAEVGATSDTNPHPVSDLRPGGNLRLAITGFPSNFNSLHIDGNDADTHRMLKPTMPRAFRLAADGSPSVDTDYFTSVELTGTDPQVVTYTINPKAVWSDGSPITWEDIRSQIEATSGKNKEFAIANTNGSERVASVTRGVDDRQAIITFAKHYTEWRGMFAGNGELLPRTVTADPTTFNTALLNGPGLSAGPFIVSDIDRTAQRVTLTRNPLWWGTPPVLESMTFLVLDDAARIPALQNNTIDAVGLSDLDEMTIARSTPGLAMRRAPAPQWYHLTFNGAPGSILADRDLRRAIAKGIDRNLIATVTQRGLTDDPVPLNNHVFVRGQQGYRDNSQIAAFDPEAAKAELDELGWLLNGQYREKDGRQLVLRDVLYDGQIPKNIGQIVQNSLAQIGVKLELLPKPGTGFFSKYVIPGNFDVAQFSWVGDAFPFAGLNQIFAADGESNFGKIGSPEIDAKIEQTLDELDPDKARELANELDTLIWAEGFSLPLTQTPGNMAVRSNLANYGPAGLGDLDFTTIGFLK; encoded by the coding sequence ATGTGGTTTCGGCGTGGCCTCTACGCGGTGGTGATCGGTTCCCTGGTGCTCAGCGGCTGCTCGGGCGGTCCTTCGACCCCGGAGTCCGCGGGCGGCCCGGCCGAGGTCGGCGCCACCAGCGACACCAACCCGCACCCGGTCTCGGACCTGCGACCCGGCGGCAACCTGCGGCTGGCGATCACCGGGTTCCCGTCGAACTTCAACTCCCTGCACATCGACGGCAACGACGCCGACACCCACCGGATGCTGAAGCCGACCATGCCGCGGGCGTTCCGGCTGGCCGCCGACGGGTCGCCCAGCGTCGACACCGACTACTTCACCAGCGTGGAGCTGACCGGCACCGATCCCCAGGTCGTCACCTACACGATCAACCCGAAGGCGGTCTGGTCCGACGGCAGCCCGATCACCTGGGAGGACATCCGATCCCAGATCGAGGCCACCAGCGGCAAGAACAAGGAATTCGCGATCGCCAACACCAACGGCAGCGAGCGCGTCGCGTCGGTCACCCGCGGCGTGGACGACCGGCAGGCGATCATCACCTTCGCCAAGCACTACACCGAATGGCGCGGCATGTTCGCCGGCAACGGTGAGCTGCTGCCCCGGACCGTGACCGCCGACCCGACGACCTTCAACACCGCCCTGCTCAACGGTCCCGGCCTGTCCGCCGGGCCGTTCATCGTCTCCGACATCGACCGCACCGCCCAGCGCGTCACCCTGACCCGCAACCCGCTCTGGTGGGGCACCCCGCCGGTGCTGGAGTCGATGACCTTCCTGGTGCTCGACGACGCCGCCCGCATCCCGGCCCTGCAGAACAACACCATCGACGCCGTGGGCCTGAGCGACCTCGACGAGATGACCATCGCCCGCAGCACCCCGGGCCTGGCGATGCGGCGCGCCCCGGCCCCGCAGTGGTACCACCTGACCTTCAACGGCGCACCGGGGTCGATCCTGGCCGACCGGGACCTGCGGCGGGCCATCGCCAAGGGCATCGACCGCAACCTGATCGCCACCGTCACCCAGCGCGGACTCACCGACGACCCGGTGCCGCTGAACAATCACGTGTTCGTCCGGGGTCAGCAGGGCTACCGGGACAACAGCCAGATCGCCGCGTTCGACCCGGAGGCCGCCAAGGCCGAACTCGACGAACTCGGCTGGCTGCTCAACGGCCAGTACCGGGAGAAGGACGGCAGGCAACTGGTACTGCGCGACGTGCTCTACGACGGTCAGATCCCGAAGAACATCGGCCAGATCGTGCAGAACAGCCTGGCCCAGATCGGGGTGAAGCTGGAGCTGCTGCCCAAGCCCGGGACCGGGTTCTTCTCCAAGTACGTCATCCCCGGGAACTTCGATGTGGCGCAGTTCTCCTGGGTCGGTGACGCGTTCCCGTTCGCCGGGCTGAACCAGATCTTCGCCGCCGACGGGGAATCCAACTTCGGCAAGATCGGCAGCCCGGAGATCGACGCGAAGATCGAGCAGACCCTCGACGAGCTGGATCCGGACAAGGCCCGCGAGCTGGCCAACGAACTGGACACGCTGATCTGGGCCGAGGGGTTCAGCCTGCCGCTGACCCAGACCCCGGGCAACATGGCGGTGCGCTCGAACCTGGCCAACTACGGCCCGGCCGGCCTCGGCGACCTGGACTTCACCACCATCGGCTTCCTGAAGTAG